DNA from Rhinatrema bivittatum chromosome 1, aRhiBiv1.1, whole genome shotgun sequence:
GCCAAGTCAAGTAGGCCAGCAACCCTGGATTCTTTTTGTTGAGTAGTGGAAAGGATGGTAAAGAGTCTCTAGAAGGcccattttgaaatttttatttgtttttttcttttttttttggggggggggggggtaaatggatttgtttttctgtttagcaaacaaaccaaacaaaaaaaaaaaattaaacaattaaacaaaaaaactcaaaacattttttgtgctgCACATCCCAAATCTCTACCCCTTATCTGTTCAAGATCATTTCTGTCTTTTTTatctctccatccctccctcaCCTGCTCAGCACCATCTGTCCACAACTCCCTCACCCATTCACcttcctctctgtctccacccccagcatccattcccttctctcttgtgGTGCTTTGCCTTGATTGTCAGTAGGCGACACATAGATATTTTTgccacccccccaaaattttggtACACTTTGCAACTGCTTAATTCACCTAATGGAAGAATGACCTTGCGCACCAtagaaatttcagacatattctctctctctcacacatacacacacacgttctctttTTCATGCTATCTCTGTCATGGAGCTATTTTGCATCTTACAGCCAGAATGTGTGCCATGTGTTGCTTTGGTTACTATAGTAATAAGAAAATGTTTTAGTAACAGAAAACAGCATATAGCCACATTACCAATGAAAGCTGCCCACTAGCAATCTGTGCAGCATCACTTCTCTACTTTATCATTATTAAAAATAAGTTTGAAGTAAACAGAATGGAAATCGAAACAAATGTTTGTCTTCTCTACTCAAACTAACCTGAGCATTTCTAAACAAAGAACAGAAAAGTGAGCACTAACATACAAACAAGAAATAATGTAGGAGGCAGaaatattttccagtttttcaaATGATGGATATGAAAAGAACATAGGATCTAAACCTGGCTAAGGCCCATTACATGATTCTAGCTTTTATCCTTAAACATTTATTGGAAGAATTCTACTAATCAGtcaaaagaaacagaataaaatgtgATAACTAAAAATATGTTGAGTTAATCATACTCTGGGTCATTCTCACGAAGTCACTTCTGCTAGCTTTGTCTGCTGTCTAGTGTCAGCATCCTTACAGCAACACCAAACAGCAAAGCCGAATGATTGATCGTGCAAGGTCTCaccctaatgtaggttaaatcaTGGGTATCTTACTTCAGGAATACAGTACAaagatatatgtgtatatgcatgtatCTACCTTTATATTGAACATTGATGGGCAAATGCATTGAGGCTTGAaagaaagaacttaaaaaataaaaaaaaagcagacagacaTACAGGCAAAGAATCTCTCTAATCCTCCTCCCTTGGGAAAGATGGATATCTGTGATAAGCTTTTATCTCCAATAGGGTGGAAGAAACTCAAGATCTCTGTTCCTGATACCTGTGTACCAATAGTTTTAATGTAAGGGGTTGTTTGCTTTAaccattctgaaaaaaaaaaaaaaaacattctaacTTTAAAACCCATTTGAGAGTCTAAAAAGGCTAACCATGAACAATttcaagaaaacatttctttttttttttttaggttcttTCCTGATTAATATACATGCTATGGATGGAATTAAGGTTTCCGAAAGCTTCTGCAGAAGTTAGCGCCTCACGATTTTATTACTGTATTGAGACATATTGTAATGGAGAAATTAAAATCGGTATGTAATTaaacaagggaaagataagtccACATCTGAGAGCAACTCCTGTCAGTGCTTgtacaatgaaacaaaaactgGCGTAAAACAAGACCAGGAAGGAGTAAAAAGCAACACAAGGCAAATAAATTCCTAGCAGACGAAGGTCTTTAATCTGATCCGATTGGTTGGTATTTTTCTTGCTGCATGTCTAATTGAAGTACAAAAGAGACCCAAGAATGACACGGAATACAAAGGTATATCCCGTGCTTGTAGAATACAAACGCTGGATTTGCCAAAGGGTTTCGCTTGTCTTATTTGGgcacacatgttaaaaaaaaaaaaacccaaacaaaaccccaaacaccTTTCTGTTGATGACAGATTGCCAGCGCCAGCGCAGCGCCCAGACTTGCAAGCGCTTATTGTAACCGGACAGTGCACTCGCTGTTCATCCCTGTTCTCTCGAACTCGACGCTTATCCAGCTTGCAGCTCACCCTTTTCATGGTAAGCACTGAGCAGTACTAGTAGTCagccccatcctccccccccccccccccctccaccagtcCCGCCGAGCATCAGTGCGCAAAATTCCGTTTCTTTCTCTTGAAAAGTATTTTGGAGAAAGCCCTGCGGAAGTCCTGGTTGAAGATGGTGTAGATGACCGGGTTGAGGGAGCTGTTGCAGTAGCCGATCCAGAAGAAGAACTTGAACAGGGTGGCCGGGATCTCGCAGGACTCGCGGCAGATGCCGTACAGGCTGTAGCTGAAGAAGAAGGGGAACCAGCAGAGCACGAAGACGCCCATGACCACGGCCAGCACGAAGGTGAACCTCTTCTCGCGGGCCTGGCTCGCCTTCCGGCGGCCCAGGCTGCCGCGCCTcccgcggcggcggcgggaggagAAGAGGTCGAGCGACCTGTTGCTGGCGCGGGACAGGCGGCTGGACTGCTTGGAGTAGGCGGTGCCGCGGCTGCTCTTCCGCTCGCCGCCGGCCGCCGCCTCCGGGGGCTCCTCGCGGCTGCTGCTCTTGCGCCGCCGGCTCTCCGAGGCGCTGCTCTCCTCCGGCTCGTCCGGCTCGTCCGGCTCGGCGGCGCGGCGCCGGCCGGGCAGGgagggcggcggcggcggggggccGTGGCCGTTCTGGCGGGGCTCGCCGGGCGGCGCCTTGCAGGGGGCGCCCCGGCTCAGCCCGTTCTCCGTCTGCGAGGAGCCCTCCCGGGCGGGCCGCTTCTCCGACAGCGTGCGCGTCCGCAGCTTGGCCACCTGGTAGATGCGCGCGTAGACCAGCAGCATGATGAGGCAGGGGGCGAAGAAGGAGCCGATGCAGGAGGAGAGGATGTACCAGGTCTCGTCGTTCAGCCGGCACTGGGGGGAGGCCAGGTCCTCGGGCTGCCGGTCCATGGAGATCAGGGGCGGGAAGGAGATGACGGCCGAGATCAGCCACACCACCACGATGGTGCCCTTGATGCGCCGCGGGGTGCGCTTCAGGTTGTACTCGACGGCCTGGGTGACGGACCAGTAGCGGTCCAGGCTGATGGCGCACAGGTGCACGATGGAGGAGGTGCAGAAGAGGACGTCCAGGGCCAAGTAGATGTCGCACCAGACGCGGCCGAAGAACCAGAAGCCCATGAGTTCGTTGGCCAGGGAGAAGGGCATGACCAGGGTCGCCACCAGGATGTCCGCGCTGGCCAGGGAGACGAGGAACAGGTTCTGGGGGgctttcagcgccctgctcgtcAGCACCGCGATCACCACCAGCACGTTGCCCACGATGGTGAAGACGATGAGGAAGCCCACGACGGCCGCCAAGCCGGCCACCGCCGTCGCGGAGTACTGCCCCTCTCCCGCCGCCGCGGGCtgcagggagagggagcagttcgCGCTCGCAGCGGTCGTGTTCCCCGCCACATCCATCGCGGCCCCGCGCCCTGCCCGCTCGGCCCGTGCCCGTCCGGGGGTCGCCTCCTCAGCCTTTGTCATCCACCATCCTGCAcgggctcctcttcctcctcgcaCGGGGCTTCCGGGCGCCTAGGAGCAAAGCAGGTCAAGGCACGGACATATTTCCAACACGAGTGCTAGTTCACTCTGTGCTCTTCccgcttccctccccccccccccccccccccccccaaaaaaaaagtatttacaaCCACATCCGAGAGCGCACTGTATCCATCATCCTGGCGTCCCCCCCTCTCCTCTGGGTCACGGCGATCCTGCAAGGGGCAGTGTCAGGAGCGGAGGAGAGGAAAGCCACGCAGGAGGGGAGAAGGTGGATCCCGAGATGGCCCCCCGAGCTCTTCGGGTCGCCTCCTAAGCAGCTGCCCTTTCCGGTTTCCAGCAGGGGCCCCAGGCTGCGGGGTGGAGAGACCCCGTCCccattgcctgctgcctgcccccccTTGCTCGGCTGCTGCAGAAATGCTTCCCAGGCAGAGGGCTGGGCGCTCAGTGCTATCCTGTGGCGGGTGCCTGCCAACCCTGGCGCTCCTTCCCTGGCACGCGGCTGAAGTCACTGCTGCCGGGCTTAGAGAGCCCCGTCTTCTGCCTTAGGCTGGCAGACTGTAGTATTTTCCCTTGACATTGGGGTTTGTGTTCCCTTAGCATCCCTGGTAAGTGTGGGTTATTCTTGCGTTTCTTGCGCTTTCTAGAGCTTGAACCGTAGTCACAGCTTCAAGTGACGCTGAACAGCCCCCCTGGAGGAGGGCACCTCATGTAATGTGTCATGTAATGTCATGAAATGCCAGGCcatgtgcaccccccccccccccccggcttccgGGCTGCAAGAAACGCGAGGGACGTTGCGTCACTCTTCCAAAACATCAGGATCCATTCCCTctccaggttaaaaaaaaaaaccacctccaTCCCCATTACCCATGTGCTCATTCATAGTTTTAAAGAAGCGAGCTCAACGCACGCTTCACTTTTCTGCCTGGAAAATCAATAGAGGTGAAAGGCGGGCTAGGGAATTACAAAAACAGATGTTCCTCATTGGTATCGATCGGGTCTGCCTTGTGCTTGGTTATTCTGCAACTTATTCACAATTGATTCATTGACGGTTGGGTTTGTTCGATAGAAAGCTTTTGGTGAACGCTAATAAACGATTGAACGCTTGAGGTCACTCTTTCCTCGCACAAGGTTGGCAAGCGAATGCCACTTGAAAGCTGGGAAGTCAGATCTATCATTCTCGGGAAGAACGCGGGAAATATTAACCTTTCTCTGCAAGAGTTATTGAAACTTCCAGAGCCTAGCGGTATATTTGTGGTGCTAACAGCCTGAGCAGGATTTTCCATCATGCCGCGCAACATTTCTATTATTTTCAACACCAAATTACTGATTTTTTCCCCTCTGATATCAATTATTCAAATTATCCACCTACAACCTCGGCTGTAAAACCAATCAGCAATCCTGCTCTTTCTACTCACCTCAAACACTTCTGATTGTAACTCAAATTGGGGAAATAATAAGCTGGCAACACgtaattaaaaattaattttgcaccatctataaaaaaaaatgtagtcaaatATTTACAGATTCCGGTTATTTTTCTTGATGATAGAGGCTAAGatggttttcatttgttttagtaATAGCTAGTATTGCACAAAACAATGCACAGTAgttacataaaaatataattcCACATTAAGCATATTTTAACATTAGTGATCAtggagggttggtttttttttttttttggcttgcaaTTCATAGTCAATAATATTTAACCCATATGGGTTTATTGATTCCTGATCTTTTGCATACATATAACTTTTATAAATGTCAGATACACTTATTTTCTAGTGGATAATGAAATGTATTAAGATGCTGTTTTTAAATACCAAAtgtcaataattctgttattctctttcttgagaatattagtgcaaacattttttataaGACAAGGTAAAGAGCAATCACATAATTTTCTCAGGCACAGAAGTCAGTGTAAAAATCCTCCAAAGCGTGAAATCTGTTCATGTATCAGAAAAAGAGAGGGAGGATAAGGAGGGAACAGATGCAAAAAAAGGGAAGTAAGGACAGGGTTGAGCACTACTTGGAAGGCCATGATTGCTTGAACGTTATCTAATAATTTACTGGATGTGGTTGTGCTAATGTAAGAAACTGAACTGGATATTACCAGACTTGCTGAGATGTAGTGCAATAAAGACAAAGAGgaagataggaaagggggaggagtagctttcATGCAAGAGATGAAAGTAATAGAAATGAAGATAAAACAGGAGAAGAAGAGGGTGTTATGAAGTACCCTAAAACAGCAAATTAAATAATCCTTTACAGTGGTGTGAGATGCAGAACTCTAGACAGGCAGGACAGAGGACTTTAGAGGACGTCCTCTATGACAGCGATTCTCAACCTTTCATGACAAACGTACCCCTTTCAAGAATTTGAGATGTCATATGTACTCACGGTTCACAAAAATTCTAAATGTATATCACAAAAGCACCATTTGATATCTTTTGATAGCAAATACTTtacttacttttattttttctctgtgTTGATATAAGACAGGGGTGGCACAGACCTCAAGAGACACCAACAagcctggatttcaggatatccataatgaatatgcatgagatttcaattggcatgcaaatctatctcatgaatattcactggcctgtttgtggcacttgaagaCAGGAATTAGC
Protein-coding regions in this window:
- the ADRA2C gene encoding alpha-2C adrenergic receptor, with amino-acid sequence MTKAEEATPGRARAERAGRGAAMDVAGNTTAASANCSLSLQPAAAGEGQYSATAVAGLAAVVGFLIVFTIVGNVLVVIAVLTSRALKAPQNLFLVSLASADILVATLVMPFSLANELMGFWFFGRVWCDIYLALDVLFCTSSIVHLCAISLDRYWSVTQAVEYNLKRTPRRIKGTIVVVWLISAVISFPPLISMDRQPEDLASPQCRLNDETWYILSSCIGSFFAPCLIMLLVYARIYQVAKLRTRTLSEKRPAREGSSQTENGLSRGAPCKAPPGEPRQNGHGPPPPPPSLPGRRRAAEPDEPDEPEESSASESRRRKSSSREEPPEAAAGGERKSSRGTAYSKQSSRLSRASNRSLDLFSSRRRRGRRGSLGRRKASQAREKRFTFVLAVVMGVFVLCWFPFFFSYSLYGICRESCEIPATLFKFFFWIGYCNSSLNPVIYTIFNQDFRRAFSKILFKRKKRNFAH